A single Acidobacteriota bacterium DNA region contains:
- the larA gene encoding nickel-dependent lactate racemase, with translation MQTHLQYGKDGLHVDLPSNHVTLLAPHFISGLADEAAEFRQAVRAPIKARPLKELIAATDRVAIVIPDITRPLPTERLLPWLFAELNHVPAANFVIINGTGSHRVNTPEELQGMVGAEVFKYYRIVNHNSHDAATLALAGKTTDGREVYFNRDYVEADKRIVLGFIEPHFMAGFSGGYKGIFPAVADIDAIMYYHRADVIGDANSTWGVLEGNPTQAQIRHNGALLPVDFCINVTINRQRHITGFFCGEVLAAHAKGCEFSKATVMLPCAKLFPIVITTNSGYPLDQNLYQAVKGMSAAAQIVQQDGLIVQASKCNDGFPEHGNFKTLLFDHDSPQAILDTILAPGFSLYDQWEAQLLAIIRLKARVGLLSDIPADEVRRAHLEPVTDIAAYVAAELQRIGPDAPIAVLPEGPLTIPYLQN, from the coding sequence ATGCAAACACATCTGCAATACGGCAAAGACGGGCTGCATGTTGACCTGCCATCCAACCACGTCACGCTCCTTGCGCCGCACTTTATTTCCGGCCTGGCGGATGAAGCCGCCGAATTTCGCCAGGCCGTGCGTGCACCCATCAAGGCCAGGCCGTTGAAAGAACTGATCGCCGCGACCGACCGCGTTGCCATCGTCATCCCGGACATCACGCGCCCGCTGCCGACCGAGCGTCTGCTGCCGTGGTTGTTCGCCGAATTGAACCATGTGCCAGCGGCGAATTTCGTCATCATCAACGGCACCGGTTCGCACCGCGTGAACACACCGGAAGAGTTGCAGGGGATGGTCGGCGCGGAGGTTTTCAAGTATTACCGCATCGTCAATCACAATTCGCACGACGCCGCGACGCTGGCATTGGCGGGGAAAACGACCGACGGGCGCGAGGTCTATTTCAATCGTGATTATGTCGAAGCCGACAAACGCATCGTGCTGGGCTTCATCGAGCCGCATTTCATGGCGGGGTTTTCGGGCGGCTACAAAGGCATCTTCCCCGCCGTGGCTGACATTGACGCGATCATGTATTACCACCGTGCCGACGTGATCGGCGACGCCAACAGCACCTGGGGCGTACTCGAAGGCAATCCGACACAAGCGCAGATTCGGCACAATGGCGCATTGCTGCCGGTGGATTTTTGCATCAACGTGACGATCAATCGGCAGCGCCACATCACCGGTTTCTTTTGCGGCGAAGTGCTGGCCGCGCACGCCAAAGGTTGCGAGTTTTCCAAAGCGACGGTGATGCTGCCCTGCGCAAAGCTGTTCCCGATTGTCATCACGACCAACAGCGGCTATCCGCTCGATCAGAATCTGTACCAGGCCGTCAAAGGCATGTCCGCCGCCGCCCAAATCGTCCAGCAGGACGGGCTGATCGTGCAGGCCTCGAAATGCAACGACGGCTTTCCTGAACACGGCAATTTCAAAACGCTGCTCTTTGACCACGACTCGCCGCAAGCGATTCTCGACACCATTCTCGCGCCCGGCTTTTCGCTTTATGATCAATGGGAGGCGCAACTGCTCGCCATCATTCGCCTGAAAGCCCGCGTCGGTTTGTTGAGCGACATCCCGGCGGATGAAGTGCGCCGGGCGCATCTGGAACCCGTGACCGACATCGCGGCGTATGTCGCGGCTGAATTGCAACGTATCGGCCCGGACGCGCCGATTGCGGTGCTACCTGAAGGCCCGCTGACCATTCCCTATCTCCAAAACTGA
- a CDS encoding MFS transporter: MDTDSALTETAAKRDAYGVLRVRAYRLFLIGHVVSVLGVQMQTVAVGWQLYEQTRSAWALGMVGLAQFAPMLGFSLIAGQVADRYDRRKVLMNATLLAVVAAFGLAIAATRGQLWMIYACLFLSGMARAFQGPARSALVPQLVPRHLFSNAVSWNVSVFELASLTGPALGGWLIALLGGAKWVYVLGGLGSVWYLAFLSAMTNKTSVAASTEENKATPNWQTILAGFAYLSKTKALFAAISLDMFAVLLGGAVALLPVYAKDILRVGPTGLGWLQAAPSLGAVTMALVTAHLPPFKQAGKTLLFAVAGFGLTTIVFGFSRHYWLSLVMLFLTGALDNISVVVRHVLVQVLTPDEMRGRVSAVNGMFINASNELGRFESGAVAALTTPMISVVGGGIGTLLVVLSIAMLSPELRNYGALDSEPKPK; encoded by the coding sequence ATGGATACGGATTCGGCGCTCACTGAGACTGCGGCCAAACGCGATGCCTATGGCGTCTTGCGCGTGCGCGCTTACCGGCTTTTTCTCATTGGTCATGTCGTATCCGTCCTGGGCGTGCAAATGCAAACGGTGGCTGTCGGTTGGCAACTCTATGAGCAAACACGCTCGGCCTGGGCGCTGGGCATGGTCGGCTTGGCGCAGTTCGCGCCCATGCTTGGCTTTTCGTTGATCGCCGGACAAGTGGCGGATCGGTATGACCGGCGCAAAGTGCTGATGAATGCCACCTTGCTGGCCGTAGTCGCGGCCTTCGGCTTGGCCATTGCCGCAACACGCGGACAGCTTTGGATGATTTACGCTTGCCTGTTTCTGAGTGGGATGGCCCGCGCCTTTCAAGGGCCAGCGCGTTCGGCCTTGGTGCCGCAGCTAGTCCCGCGCCATCTGTTCAGCAACGCCGTCTCGTGGAATGTCAGCGTGTTTGAATTAGCCTCGCTGACGGGGCCAGCTTTAGGTGGCTGGCTCATTGCGTTATTGGGCGGCGCAAAATGGGTCTATGTCTTGGGCGGCTTGGGCAGCGTCTGGTACTTGGCCTTTCTGTCGGCGATGACGAATAAAACGTCTGTGGCGGCCAGCACTGAAGAGAATAAAGCCACGCCGAATTGGCAGACCATTCTCGCGGGTTTCGCCTATTTGTCCAAAACGAAAGCCCTCTTCGCCGCCATTAGCCTGGACATGTTCGCTGTGCTGTTGGGCGGCGCAGTGGCCTTGCTCCCGGTTTATGCCAAAGACATTTTGCGCGTCGGGCCGACCGGCTTGGGCTGGTTGCAGGCTGCGCCTTCGCTGGGCGCCGTCACGATGGCGCTGGTCACGGCGCACTTGCCGCCGTTCAAACAAGCTGGCAAGACGCTCTTATTTGCGGTGGCAGGTTTCGGTCTAACCACCATCGTGTTTGGCTTTTCGCGTCATTATTGGTTGTCGCTGGTGATGCTCTTTCTGACCGGCGCGCTCGACAACATCAGCGTCGTCGTGCGGCACGTGTTGGTGCAGGTACTGACGCCTGATGAGATGCGCGGGCGCGTTTCCGCCGTCAATGGCATGTTCATCAACGCTTCAAACGAACTGGGCCGTTTTGAATCGGGCGCGGTGGCAGCGCTGACGACGCCCATGATTTCAGTGGTGGGCGGCGGCATCGGGACGTTGCTCGTTGTGCTCTCCATCGCTATGCTATCGCCTGAATTGCGCAACTATGGGGCGCTCGATAGCGAACCCAAACCCAAATAA
- a CDS encoding tyrosine-type recombinase/integrase, with protein MNKPMLKANHAHDGALRRSGIAKCTIYSLRQIFASRAAMSGTNFVTLAALLGHSRMQMVPRYAHSSEEHKINPIWKMEDWNRELAMSEFQVGNAETVN; from the coding sequence TTGAACAAACCGATGCTGAAGGCCAATCACGCCCATGACGGGGCACTCAGACGTAGCGGCATCGCCAAATGCACCATTTACAGCTTGCGCCAGATCTTCGCCAGTCGTGCGGCAATGAGCGGAACTAATTTCGTCACGCTCGCGGCATTGCTGGGACACAGCCGTATGCAAATGGTGCCGCGCTACGCTCACTCGTCAGAAGAACACAAGATCAACCCTATTTGGAAAATGGAAGATTGGAACCGGGAGCTTGCGATGTCAGAATTTCAGGTTGGTAATGCTGAGACGGTCAATTGA
- a CDS encoding UPF0175 family protein: MMTVQVELPAELLDAARIQASETPKLLALELFREDAVSLGGAAELGGVLVAEFMDFAAERAVPLHYAQEDYEQDQLSIGKLLPQISS, encoded by the coding sequence ATGATGACTGTACAGGTTGAGCTACCGGCTGAGTTGTTAGACGCTGCCCGCATTCAGGCGAGTGAAACGCCCAAGCTGCTGGCGTTGGAATTGTTCCGCGAGGATGCCGTGTCGCTGGGGGGCGCGGCAGAACTGGGCGGCGTGTTAGTCGCCGAGTTTATGGACTTCGCCGCTGAACGTGCCGTGCCGTTGCATTATGCGCAGGAAGATTACGAACAAGATCAGTTGAGCATCGGAAAACTCTTGCCGCAAATTTCCTCGTGA